In the genome of Drosophila pseudoobscura strain MV-25-SWS-2005 chromosome 3, UCI_Dpse_MV25, whole genome shotgun sequence, one region contains:
- the eIF3k gene encoding eukaryotic translation initiation factor 3 subunit K produces the protein MSHLVKMENGQSQTIQEMLGCIERYNPDHLKTLEAYIQDQAKNNTYDLEANLAVLKLYQFNPHMLNFEITYTILLKSLTNLPHTDFVMAKCLLLPQQMKDENIQTIIDLADILERADFTLFWQRAEVNRTMFRHISGFHDSIRKFVSHVVSITFQTIKKDLLKELLGGIEDSTLESWIKRNGWKHQGQDLIVVAMQDDKIKTKNITEKIEFENVGALMAQCL, from the exons ATGTCGCACCTTGTGAAGATGGAAaatggccagagccagacgaTACAGGAGATGCTTGGATGCATTGAACG CTACAACCCCGACCATTTGAAGACTCTGGAGGCGTACATTCAGGACCAGGCCAAGAATAACACCTACGACCTAGAGGCCAACCTGGCCGTTCTCAAGCTGTACCAGTTCAATCCGCACATGCTCAACTTTGAGATCACCTACACGATTCTGCTGAAATCGCTGACAAATCTGCCACACACGGACTTCGTGATGGCCAAGTGTCTGCTGTTGCCGCAGCAGATGAAAGACGAAAACATTCAGACCATTATCGATCTAGCAGATATACTGGAGCGTGCCGATTTCACACTGTTCTGGCAGCGCGCCGAGGTTAACCGTACCATGTTCCGCCACATCAGCGGCTTCCATGATTCCATTCGTAAGTTTGTCTCCCATGTTGTGAGCATCACCTTCCAGACCATCAAGAAGGATTTGCTGAAGGAACTTCTGGGCGGCATTGAGGACTCGACACTGGAGAGCTGGATCAAGCGCAACGGATGGAAGCATCAGGGCCAGGATCTCATTGTCGTCGCCATGCAGGACGACAAAATTAAGACGAAAAATATCACAGAGAAGATC